The following coding sequences are from one Vicia villosa cultivar HV-30 ecotype Madison, WI unplaced genomic scaffold, Vvil1.0 ctg.000966F_1_1, whole genome shotgun sequence window:
- the LOC131632564 gene encoding eukaryotic translation initiation factor 3 subunit G-like — protein sequence MASKRELEEKDGEDLDFLLPPRQVIGPDENGIKKVIEYQFGDDGNKVKITTTTRIRKLGTARLNKCAVERRSWLKFGDAVEEDDDACLTMVSTEEIILERPKPVGSSKEGAKNIVTSALFKFNEGAVYMVCTACGKNADHWSESCPYISVERFVDIPPRLVDEPYLSWRNYKNSLRVTNLSEDTSEGDLFELFSYFGTVVRVYVDIDQETGICRGFGFFNFVSREYSQRAINKLNGYGYDSLILRVEWATPT from the coding sequence ATGGCGTCGAAGCGAGAATTGGAAGAAAAAGACGGTGAAGATCTCGATTTTCTTTTACCTCCGCGTCAGGTCATAGGTCCTGACGAAAATGGAATCAAGAAGGTTATTGAGTACCAATTCGGTGATGATGGTAATAAGGTTAAGATCACGACAACCACTCGCATCCGAAAACTCGGCACCGCGCGTCTCAACAAATGCGCCGTCGAACGCCGTTCGTGGCTGAAGTTTGGAGATGccgttgaagaagatgatgatgcatGCCTCACGATGGTTTCCACGGAAGAAATCATACTGGAACGCCCCAAACCTGTTGGTTCCAGCAAGGAGGGTGCAAAGAATATTGTCACATCTGCTCTGTTCAAGTTCAATGAAGGTGCTGTTTATATGGTATGCACGGCTTGTGGGAAGAACGCTGATCATTGGAGTGAAAGCTGTCCATATATATCTGTTGAAAGGTTTGTTGATATACCTCCAAGGCTAGTAGATGAGCCATACCTGAGTTGGAGGAACTATAAGAATTCTCTTCGGGTAACCAACCTCTCGGAGGACACAAGCGAGGGTGATTTGTTTGAGCTTTTCAGTTACTTTGGTACAGTGGTCAGGGTCTATGTTGACATAGATCAAGAGACTGGCATTTGTAGAGGCTTTGGCTTTTTTAACTTTGTCAGCAGGGAATATTCTCAGAGGGCTATTAACAAACTCAACGGATATGGCTACGATAGTCTCATTCTGAGAGTTGAATGGGCCACCCCTACCTAG